The Coffea arabica cultivar ET-39 chromosome 1e, Coffea Arabica ET-39 HiFi, whole genome shotgun sequence genome has a window encoding:
- the LOC113707402 gene encoding 3-hydroxyacyl-[acyl-carrier-protein] dehydratase FERN, mitochondrial-like produces the protein MNCFRTMLKIKHLASSSGHFSAFLHSSSAPNVLKTGQVLKLARTFSDSDVVDYSKLSLDGNPLHFEPECARIAGFADRLVPGMLVASLFPRIIAFHFPGAVYVSQTLQFKLPVYIGEEITGEVEATSIRKLKNKYVAKFLTKCFKDDNTLVIDGEATAILPAPAWENSRTRA, from the exons atgaattgcttCAGAACAATGCTCAAGATAAAGCATCTAGCTTCTAGCTCCGGCCACTTCTCTGCTTTCTTGCACTCTTCATCTGCACCGAATGTGCTGAAAACCGGACAGGTTCTGAAGCTAGCCAGAACATTTTCAGACTCGGATGTTGTGGACTACTCCAAGCTAAGCTTGGACGGGAACCCTTTACATTTCGAACCTGAATGTGCCAGAATTGCCGGTTTCGCTGACAGACTAGTCCCAGGAATGCTCGTGGCTTCATTATTCCCTAGgatcattgcatttcatttt CCAGGGGCGGTATACGTATCACAAACCTTGCAGTTTAAATTGCCTGTTTATATTGGGGAGGAGATCACCGGTGAAGTGGAGGCAACAAGTATCAGGAAACTGAAAAACAAATACGT GGCAAAGTTTTTGACGAAATGTTTCAAAGACGATAATACTCTGGTTATCGATGGCGAGGCCACGGCAATCTTACCTGCTCCGGCTTGGGAGAATTCACGGACAAGAGCATGA